The Clostridia bacterium genomic sequence AGGCGTTTTTGAAGGAATGAAGGCTTACAAAAACAAAGACGGTCAGATTGTGATGTTCAGACCTTTGGAAAATTTCAAAAGAATGAACTCTTCCAATGACCGTATGATGATTCCTCCAATTGACGAGCAAAAAATGTTTCAAGCCCTTGTAGAATTAGTCAAACTTGATCAAGACTGGATACCTACTGGCGAAGGCGAATCCTTGTATATCCGCCCTGTCATATTTGCATGTGATCCCGCTCTAGGTGTTCACACTGCATCCAATTATATTTTCTTTATAATAATGTCTCCTGTGGGCGCATATTATGCCAACGGTCTGTCTCCTGTAAAATTGCTGGTTGAAGATTTTTATGTAAGAGCTGCAAAAGGCGGAACAGGTCATTATAAGTTTATAGGAAATTATGCCGCTAGCTTGAAAGCAAGCGACAAAGCAGAAAAAGCTGGCTATGACCAAGTGCTGTGGCTGGATGCGCAACACAAAAAATATGTCGAAGAAGTCGGCAGCATGAATATCTTTTTTGTAAAAAACGGTGAAGTTATTACGCCCTCTCTAGAAGGCAGCATTTTGCCCGGTGTTACTAGAATGTCTATAATCGAATTATTGAGATATAAAGGCTACAAAGTAACCGAAAGACTTATAGAAATAGAAGAAATAGTTCAAGGCATAGCTTCAGGCGAAGTTACAGAGTGCTTTGGAACTGGTACCGCCGCCGTAGTTTCCCCTGTGGGAGTTATCGGTTATAAAGGTAAAGATTATTATATCGGCGACGGCAAGACCACCGGAAAAATCACAATGGATGCTTACAAGAGCCTTACCGATATTCAACACGGCAGTGCACCCGATGTATTTGATTGGTTATATAAAATCTGAATTATTGAAAAATATTGACTAAAAAGGACGGTTTAAAATGACCGTCCTTTTTAACTAAAAAATCTTTATTCTAAATACATTTATAATCTGATTAATTTTTCCACTGATATACAATATCACTTTTTTATTTAAAAGGATTTACTCTGTAATTTCCAGTTAATGCACAAATTACGTCAAACAGCCACCAAACAAATCCAATACCAATAAAATGTAAAAAGAACTTTATCAAGAACATCAAAATACTTCCTTTATATAGCTTATCAAAGCCAAAAGGAATGATACAGAGTATCACCAAAACCAAATCAAATTTTTTTGCCATAAAATATCTCCTTTAAAACACCAAACTAAAGTCTTAGACTCTATCTGCTTGCTTACCTATATAATAAAGTTTTCTTACCAAAATTATTCATTCTTTTAGGCTTTTATAACCATTACCTTTGTCTTTTCTTTCCTTTGATGGAAAAATCTTTGCATTGACTTATATACAATTTTTCATTTATTATATATGCGAAGTGAGGGATATAATATATGAAAAAGTTAATAATTATATTTTTATGCTGTATTACAGCATTTTCTATCAACCTGTTTTATGGCTGCAAAAATGATGACAACATAGATGATATAATGTCTGATATACCCCAAATTGAAAACGATCAAGATATTAATCAGCAAGAAAATGATGAGAATAAAAACTCTGACCAAATTGAAAATGATAATCAAAATCAAACTTCTAACGAAGTCATACAAGATAATGTTAGCAAACTGATTTTGGCGGGATATAAAGTTCAAAGCAAAACCAATCTTAATATCAGAGCGCAAGCTTCGGCTTCATCCGCAATCATAGGTCAATTGTCAGAATGGGACACAATACCCGTAATTGAAAAAGTCAATGACTCTTGGTATAAGGTTTTTTATAACAATGACATAGCATATGTGTCAGCTAATAAAAGCTATATCCAAGAAGTTGCATGGCAAAATGCACAAAGCACCCTTGTAACAGGACTTGAAGTAGAAGCATTGACTACGGTCAATATAAGAGCACAAGCTTCAACTGGTTCTGAAGTTTTGGGAAAACTTGAAAAATGGCAGACTGTTTCTTTGGTAGAAAAAATTTCCGACCAATGGTACAAAGTATTATACAATGGTCAAGAGGCTTATATAAGTGCTTCAAAAGATTTGACTAGAGTTTATGATCCTGAAAAAGTTAACGCAATAATTGACAAAATAATTGAAACTGGTATGAGCGTTTTGGGCACACCTTATGAATTTGGTGCAACCAGAATACTAAATTACAGCGGGAATCTCAATCCTAACTTTACCGGAAAGACCTTTGACTGTTCGTCTTTTGTCCAATACGCTTTTTATAAAGGCGCTGGCATAAAACTTCAAGGCGATTCGAGAAGCCAAAGCAAATACGGTATGCTGGTTAATAAATCAGAACTAAAACGCGGAGACCTTATATTTATGTGGAGTTCTGCTAGACGATATAATACAGGAATAGAACGTATAGGCCATGTTGTGATTTATATAGGCGACAACAAAATCCTACATACTTGGGGAACAGGTGGAGTGCGTATTCAGGAATTTTCGTCTGGTTGGCAAGAAAGATTTATACATGCAAGACGTATGTTATAATAAAATGTAAAATAGTTCACTTTTGTGGGCTATTTTTACATTTTTTTTACATATTTTTTACATTTTATTAAAATTTATATCAATAACTATATTTTTTGATAAACTTAGTTGAAAAATTGCTAAATTTGTATCATAATGGTAACAAATTTGCAAAAATGATTATTAATACCTTTACAGTTGTAAGTCGTTGTGCTATAATCTTAGCGTTAATTCGTTTGAGTTATCAATAACGAAAAATTTTTACTTATGGAGAAAGGGTGATTTATGGAAAAAGCGTTTGCAAAAAATCTAAGAACTCTTAGAAAAGAGCGCAAGCTTAGTCAACAAAAACTTGCTAGTCAGGTTGGTGTTACACAGCAATGTGTAAGTGAATGGGAAAAAGGCAAGATTGAGCCTACTATGTCTCCCCTTTGGAGATTGGCTGATGTCTTTGATATTTCAATTGACGAATTGATTGGCAGAAAA encodes the following:
- a CDS encoding SH3 domain-containing C40 family peptidase, with protein sequence MKKLIIIFLCCITAFSINLFYGCKNDDNIDDIMSDIPQIENDQDINQQENDENKNSDQIENDNQNQTSNEVIQDNVSKLILAGYKVQSKTNLNIRAQASASSAIIGQLSEWDTIPVIEKVNDSWYKVFYNNDIAYVSANKSYIQEVAWQNAQSTLVTGLEVEALTTVNIRAQASTGSEVLGKLEKWQTVSLVEKISDQWYKVLYNGQEAYISASKDLTRVYDPEKVNAIIDKIIETGMSVLGTPYEFGATRILNYSGNLNPNFTGKTFDCSSFVQYAFYKGAGIKLQGDSRSQSKYGMLVNKSELKRGDLIFMWSSARRYNTGIERIGHVVIYIGDNKILHTWGTGGVRIQEFSSGWQERFIHARRML
- a CDS encoding branched-chain amino acid aminotransferase, whose protein sequence is MKIIKTQSPKPKPTGKIKFGTVFTDHMFVAEYSAQEGWHNERIQPYQPFMLDPASSIFHYGQGVFEGMKAYKNKDGQIVMFRPLENFKRMNSSNDRMMIPPIDEQKMFQALVELVKLDQDWIPTGEGESLYIRPVIFACDPALGVHTASNYIFFIIMSPVGAYYANGLSPVKLLVEDFYVRAAKGGTGHYKFIGNYAASLKASDKAEKAGYDQVLWLDAQHKKYVEEVGSMNIFFVKNGEVITPSLEGSILPGVTRMSIIELLRYKGYKVTERLIEIEEIVQGIASGEVTECFGTGTAAVVSPVGVIGYKGKDYYIGDGKTTGKITMDAYKSLTDIQHGSAPDVFDWLYKI
- a CDS encoding helix-turn-helix transcriptional regulator is translated as MEKAFAKNLRTLRKERKLSQQKLASQVGVTQQCVSEWEKGKIEPTMSPLWRLADVFDISIDELIGRKELI